In Streptococcus sp. SN-1, a single genomic region encodes these proteins:
- the pcrA gene encoding DNA helicase PcrA, with amino-acid sequence MNALLNGMNDRQAEAVQTTEGPLLIMAGAGSGKTRVLTHRIAYLIDEKLVNPWNILAITFTNKAAREMKERAYSLNPATQDCLIATFHSMCVRILRRDADHIGYNRNFTIVDPGEQRTLMKRILKQLNLDPKKWNERSILGTISNAKNDLIDDVAYAAQAGDMYTQIVAQCYTAYQKELRQSESVDFDDLIMLTLRLFDQNPDVLTYYQQKFQYIHVDEYQDTNHAQYQLVKLLASRFKNICVVGDADQSIYGWRGADMQNILDFEKDYPQAKVVLLEENYRSTKTILQAANEVIKNNKNRRPKNLWTQNADGEQIVYYRANDELDEAVFVAKTIDELGRSQNFLHKDFAVLYRTNAQSRTIEEALLKSNIPYTMVGGTKFYSRKEIRDIIAYLNLIANLSDNISFERIINEPKRGIGPGTVEKIRDFANMQDMSMLDASANIMLSGIKGKAAQSIWDFANMILDLREQLEHLTITELVEAVLEKTGYVDILNAQATLESKARVENIEEFLSVTKNFDDTSDGPEEETGLDKLSRFLNDLALIADTDSGSQETSEVTLMTLHAAKGLEFPVVFLIGMEENVFPLSRAAEDQDELEEERRLAYVGITRAEKILYLTNANSRLLFGRTNYNRPTRFINEISSDLLEYQGLARPANTSFKASYSSGGLAFGQGMSLAQALQERKRSAAPKTIQSRGLPFGQFTAGAKSVSSEANWSIGDIALHKKWGEGTVLEVSGSGATQELKINFPEVGLKKLLASVAPIEKKI; translated from the coding sequence ATGAACGCATTATTAAATGGAATGAATGACCGTCAGGCTGAGGCGGTACAAACGACAGAAGGTCCCTTGTTGATCATGGCAGGGGCTGGTTCTGGAAAGACCCGTGTTTTGACCCACCGCATTGCTTATCTGATTGATGAAAAGCTGGTCAATCCTTGGAATATCTTGGCCATTACCTTTACTAACAAGGCTGCGCGTGAGATGAAGGAGCGTGCTTATAGCCTCAATCCAGCCACTCAGGACTGTCTGATTGCGACCTTCCACTCCATGTGTGTTCGTATTTTGCGTCGCGATGCGGACCATATTGGCTACAATCGCAATTTTACTATTGTAGATCCTGGTGAACAGCGAACGCTCATGAAACGCATTCTCAAGCAGTTGAACTTGGATCCTAAAAAATGGAATGAACGGAGCATCTTAGGAACTATTTCCAATGCTAAGAATGATCTGATTGATGATGTTGCCTATGCTGCCCAAGCTGGTGATATGTATACGCAAATCGTGGCCCAGTGTTACACTGCTTACCAAAAAGAACTGCGTCAGTCGGAGTCGGTTGACTTTGATGATTTGATTATGCTGACCCTGCGTCTCTTTGATCAGAATCCTGATGTTTTGACCTACTACCAGCAGAAGTTTCAATACATCCATGTTGATGAATACCAAGATACCAACCATGCCCAGTACCAATTGGTCAAACTCTTGGCTTCCCGTTTTAAAAATATCTGTGTGGTTGGGGATGCTGACCAGTCTATCTACGGTTGGCGTGGTGCTGATATGCAGAATATTTTGGATTTTGAGAAAGATTATCCCCAAGCCAAGGTTGTTTTGTTGGAGGAGAATTACCGTTCAACCAAAACCATTCTCCAAGCGGCCAACGAGGTCATTAAAAACAATAAAAACCGCCGTCCTAAGAATCTCTGGACCCAGAATGCAGATGGGGAGCAAATCGTTTATTATCGTGCCAATGATGAGCTAGATGAGGCTGTGTTTGTAGCCAAAACCATTGATGAACTTGGTCGGAGTCAAAACTTCCTTCACAAGGATTTTGCAGTTCTCTATCGGACTAATGCGCAGTCCCGTACTATTGAGGAAGCCCTGCTCAAGTCAAATATCCCTTATACAATGGTCGGAGGAACCAAGTTCTACAGCCGTAAGGAAATTCGCGATATTATCGCTTACCTCAACCTCATTGCTAATTTGAGTGACAATATCAGCTTTGAACGTATTATCAACGAACCGAAGCGTGGAATTGGGCCAGGTACAGTTGAGAAAATCCGTGACTTTGCGAATATGCAAGACATGTCCATGCTAGATGCTTCAGCTAATATCATGTTATCTGGTATCAAGGGTAAAGCAGCCCAGTCTATCTGGGATTTTGCCAATATGATTCTAGATTTACGTGAGCAGCTAGAACACTTAACTATTACTGAGTTGGTTGAGGCTGTCCTTGAAAAAACAGGTTACGTCGATATTCTAAATGCTCAAGCGACCTTAGAAAGCAAGGCTAGGGTTGAAAATATCGAAGAGTTCCTTTCTGTAACGAAAAACTTTGATGATACCTCTGATGGGCCAGAAGAGGAAACTGGTCTGGACAAACTGAGTCGTTTCTTAAATGACTTGGCCTTGATTGCCGACACAGATTCAGGTAGTCAGGAGACATCAGAAGTGACCTTGATGACCCTGCATGCTGCCAAAGGTCTCGAGTTTCCAGTTGTCTTTTTGATTGGGATGGAAGAAAATGTCTTTCCACTTAGTCGTGCTGCTGAAGATCAAGATGAATTGGAAGAAGAGCGCCGTCTGGCCTATGTAGGAATTACGCGTGCAGAGAAAATTCTCTATCTGACCAATGCCAATTCGCGCCTGCTTTTTGGTCGTACCAACTACAACCGTCCAACTCGTTTTATTAACGAAATCAGTTCAGACTTACTTGAGTATCAAGGATTGGCCCGTCCAGCCAATACAAGCTTTAAGGCATCTTATAGCAGTGGTGGCCTTGCCTTCGGTCAAGGTATGAGTCTTGCCCAGGCCCTTCAAGAGCGTAAACGCAGTGCTGCTCCAAAAACTATCCAGTCAAGAGGTCTCCCATTTGGTCAATTTACAGCTGGCGCAAAATCCGTGTCTAGTGAGGCAAATTGGTCTATTGGTGACATTGCCCTCCACAAGAAATGGGGAGAGGGAACCGTTCTGGAAGTTTCAGGTAGCGGTGCTACGCAGGAATTAAAAATCAATTTCCCAGAAGTAGGTTTGAAAAAACTTTTAGCCAGTGTGGCTCCAATTGAGAAAAAAATCTAA
- the radC gene encoding DNA repair protein RadC gives MYSISFQEDSLLPRERLAKEGVEALSNQELLAILLRTGTRQASVFEIAQKVLNNLSSLTDLKKMTLQEMQSLSGIGRVKAIELQAMIELGHRIHKHETIEMESILSSQKLAKKMQQELGDKKQEHLVALYLNTQNQIIHQQTIFIGSATRSIAEPREILHYAIKHMATSLILVHNHPSGAVAPSRNDDHVTKLVKEACDLMGIVLLDHLIVSHSSYFSYREKTDLI, from the coding sequence ATGTACAGTATTTCATTCCAAGAAGATTCATTATTGCCAAGAGAGAGATTGGCCAAGGAAGGAGTAGAAGCGCTCAGTAATCAAGAGTTGCTAGCTATTTTACTCAGGACAGGAACACGTCAGGCTAGTGTTTTTGAAATTGCCCAGAAAGTCTTGAACAACCTTTCAAGTCTAACGGATTTGAAAAAAATGACCCTGCAGGAAATGCAGAGTCTGTCTGGTATCGGTCGTGTTAAGGCTATAGAATTACAAGCTATGATTGAACTGGGGCATCGTATTCACAAGCATGAGACCATTGAGATGGAAAGTATTCTCAGTAGCCAAAAGTTGGCCAAGAAGATGCAGCAGGAATTAGGGGACAAAAAACAAGAGCACCTGGTGGCGCTCTATCTCAATACTCAAAATCAAATCATCCATCAACAGACCATTTTTATCGGTTCTGCAACTCGTAGTATCGCTGAGCCTCGAGAGATTCTTCACTATGCTATCAAGCATATGGCGACATCTCTTATCTTGGTTCACAATCATCCTTCAGGAGCAGTAGCGCCTAGCCGTAATGATGATCATGTCACTAAACTTGTCAAAGAAGCCTGCGACCTGATGGGAATTGTCCTCTTGGACCATTTGATTGTCTCACATTCTAGTTACTTTAGTTACCGTGAAAAAACAGATTTAATTTAA
- a CDS encoding gamma-glutamyl-gamma-aminobutyrate hydrolase family protein — MKKPVIGITGNEKTHPDDDIMMSYVAKGFVEGVKDAGGIPIILPIGDQEMASHYISMIDKLILTGGQNVDPKFYGEPKTIDSDDYHLQRDIFELALIKEAIKQKKPIFSVCRGTQLFNVAMGGTLYQDIEDHWQDCSAEYTTQRLVTEPNTVLREIYGEISHINSFHHQSIKDLAPNLKIAAHDPKDGIIEAVMSTDDVAFLGVQWHPEFLFENRPKDKNLFDYVVNEL; from the coding sequence ATGAAAAAACCAGTTATAGGGATTACAGGAAACGAAAAAACTCATCCAGATGATGACATCATGATGAGCTACGTAGCAAAAGGCTTTGTTGAAGGCGTTAAAGACGCTGGAGGGATTCCCATCATCCTACCGATTGGTGATCAAGAAATGGCTAGCCACTATATCAGTATGATTGACAAACTCATCTTGACAGGTGGGCAAAATGTTGATCCAAAATTCTATGGTGAACCAAAAACCATCGACAGCGATGACTACCATCTTCAAAGAGATATCTTTGAACTAGCCCTCATCAAGGAAGCTATTAAACAGAAAAAGCCAATTTTTTCTGTCTGCCGTGGAACACAACTCTTTAACGTTGCCATGGGTGGAACTTTGTACCAAGATATCGAAGATCACTGGCAGGATTGTTCTGCCGAGTACACAACCCAACGCTTAGTGACAGAACCAAATACCGTTCTCCGAGAAATCTATGGAGAAATCTCCCATATCAACTCCTTCCACCATCAGAGTATTAAGGATTTAGCACCTAACTTAAAGATTGCAGCTCATGATCCTAAGGATGGTATCATTGAAGCTGTCATGAGTACGGATGATGTCGCCTTTCTCGGTGTCCAATGGCATCCAGAATTTCTATTTGAAAATCGTCCCAAAGATAAAAACCTCTTTGACTATGTCGTTAATGAACTTTAA
- a CDS encoding redox-sensing transcriptional repressor Rex, which translates to MKDKQSAIPKATAKRLSLYYRIFKRFHAEKIERANSKQIAEAIGIDSATVRRDFSYFGELGRRGFGYDVKKLMTFFADLLNDNSITNVMLVGIGNMGHALLHYRFHERNKMKIIMAFDLDDHPEVGSQTPDGIPIYGISQIKDKIKDADVKTAILTVPSVKSQEVANLLVDAGVKGILSFSPVHLHLPKDVVVQYVDLTSELQTLLYFMRKED; encoded by the coding sequence GTGAAAGATAAACAGTCTGCTATTCCAAAAGCTACAGCGAAAAGACTCTCTCTCTACTATCGAATTTTTAAGAGATTTCATGCAGAAAAGATTGAACGTGCCAACTCTAAGCAAATTGCAGAGGCCATTGGGATTGATTCCGCGACCGTACGTCGTGATTTTTCCTATTTTGGTGAACTTGGTCGTCGTGGCTTTGGCTATGATGTCAAAAAACTGATGACGTTTTTTGCCGATTTGCTCAATGATAACTCCATTACCAATGTCATGCTTGTAGGTATTGGAAATATGGGCCATGCCCTTCTCCACTACCGCTTCCACGAACGTAACAAGATGAAGATTATCATGGCCTTTGACCTAGATGACCATCCTGAAGTCGGTAGCCAAACCCCTGATGGGATTCCTATTTACGGAATTTCTCAAATCAAGGATAAAATCAAGGATGCTGATGTTAAGACTGCTATCCTGACCGTTCCCAGCGTTAAGTCACAAGAGGTTGCTAATCTCTTGGTGGATGCTGGCGTGAAAGGAATTCTCAGTTTTTCACCTGTCCATCTGCATTTACCAAAAGATGTGGTCGTTCAGTACGTAGATTTGACAAGTGAACTCCAAACCCTCCTCTATTTCATGCGAAAAGAGGATTAG
- a CDS encoding DUF4649 family protein, producing MFELTYKDNYHVERTLKYEDYEALMLALSGCVTLPDTLYVTSLTFNGQKVYQGLVGDLYRFLSHADFLHQN from the coding sequence ATGTTTGAACTGACCTATAAGGATAACTATCATGTAGAGCGGACTCTCAAGTATGAAGATTATGAGGCTCTCATGCTGGCTCTGTCAGGATGTGTGACCCTACCAGATACACTTTATGTGACTTCTCTGACTTTTAATGGCCAGAAAGTTTATCAGGGTCTGGTCGGAGACCTCTACCGATTTCTATCACATGCAGATTTTTTACATCAAAACTAA
- a CDS encoding DUF1831 domain-containing protein: protein MAFEKTIQLKNCRYDYTLSPSVKKFTLKDNTFFETKVGNYELTRLLEKVPNSGEGFQLKIIINKELTGAKINITDKFGLRLVDIFKSEDHHIHQEKFYFLMDSLVERGVFTKSER from the coding sequence ATGGCATTTGAAAAAACCATTCAGTTAAAAAATTGTCGTTACGACTACACTCTTAGCCCTTCTGTTAAAAAATTCACCCTTAAGGACAACACCTTTTTTGAGACTAAGGTTGGTAACTATGAATTGACTCGCCTTTTGGAAAAAGTTCCGAACAGCGGTGAGGGATTCCAACTCAAAATCATCATTAACAAGGAACTTACAGGTGCTAAAATCAATATCACTGACAAGTTTGGGCTACGTCTAGTTGATATTTTCAAATCAGAAGACCACCACATTCATCAGGAAAAATTCTATTTCCTCATGGATAGCTTGGTAGAACGTGGTGTCTTTACAAAATCTGAAAGATAG
- a CDS encoding cysteine desulfurase family protein, which produces MIYLDNAATTPMSAVAISAMTKVMQETHGNPSSIHGHGRQAGKLLREARQELASLLGTKPQHIFFTSGGTEGNNTAIIGYCLRHQEQGKHIITTAIEHHAVLETIDYLVQHFGFEVTIIQPENQEITAQQIQKALRDDTILVSTMFANNETGNLLPIAEIGQILKQHPAAYHVDAVQAIGKIPIHPEELGIDFLTASAHKFHGPKGIGFLYASSMDFDSYLHGGDQEQKKRAGTENLAAIVAMVAALKEDLEKQEEHFQHVQNLETAFLAELEGVQYYLNRGEHHLPYVLNIGFPDQKNDLLLLRLDLAGISISTGSACTAGIVQSSHVLEAMYGANSERLKESVRISLSPQNTVEDLQTLAKTLKEIIGG; this is translated from the coding sequence TTGATTTATTTGGACAATGCTGCAACGACTCCTATGTCAGCAGTTGCTATCTCAGCTATGACCAAGGTTATGCAAGAAACTCATGGCAATCCATCTAGTATTCATGGTCATGGTCGTCAAGCTGGTAAACTCTTGCGAGAAGCCCGTCAGGAACTAGCTTCGTTACTGGGGACAAAACCTCAGCATATCTTTTTCACTTCTGGTGGTACTGAAGGCAACAATACTGCCATCATTGGTTACTGCCTTCGTCACCAAGAGCAAGGAAAACATATCATCACAACTGCTATTGAGCACCATGCTGTCCTTGAAACCATTGATTACTTGGTTCAACACTTTGGTTTTGAAGTAACCATTATCCAACCAGAAAATCAAGAAATCACCGCCCAACAAATTCAAAAGGCTTTGCGTGACGATACGATTTTAGTTTCTACCATGTTTGCTAATAATGAGACAGGAAACCTATTGCCCATTGCTGAAATTGGCCAAATACTCAAGCAACACCCAGCCGCCTATCATGTCGATGCAGTTCAGGCTATTGGTAAAATCCCTATACACCCAGAAGAATTGGGCATTGATTTTCTCACTGCTTCTGCCCACAAGTTCCATGGTCCTAAGGGAATCGGTTTTCTCTACGCTTCTAGCATGGACTTTGATTCCTATCTCCATGGTGGAGACCAAGAACAGAAAAAACGTGCAGGGACTGAAAATCTAGCTGCCATAGTGGCTATGGTTGCAGCCCTAAAAGAAGACCTAGAAAAACAAGAAGAACATTTTCAACATGTACAAAATTTAGAAACTGCTTTTCTGGCAGAGCTAGAGGGAGTTCAATATTACCTGAATAGAGGCGAACACCATCTCCCTTATGTTCTCAATATTGGATTTCCTGACCAGAAAAATGACCTCTTACTCCTTCGTCTAGATTTAGCTGGAATTTCTATCTCTACTGGCTCAGCCTGTACGGCAGGCATTGTCCAATCCAGCCATGTTCTTGAAGCTATGTACGGAGCAAATTCAGAACGCTTGAAGGAATCCGTTCGCATCAGTTTGTCGCCACAAAATACCGTTGAAGACCTACAAACCCTCGCAAAAACCTTAAAAGAAATTATCGGAGGTTAG
- a CDS encoding ribose-phosphate diphosphokinase, with protein MSDRKNMKLFALNSNQEIAQKIAQAVGVPLGKLSSRQFSDGEIQVNIEESVRGYDVYIIQSTSFPVNNHLMELLIMVDACVRASAHSINVVLPYFGYARQDRIASPREPLTAKLVANMLVKAGVDRVLTLDLHAVQVQGFFDIPVDNLYTVPLFAKHYCDKGLLGSDVVVVSPKNSGVKRARSLAEYLDAPIAIIDYPQDDATRNEGYIIGDVEGKKAILIDDILNTGRTFSEAAKIVEREGATEIYAVSSHGLFVEGAAELLDNTNIKEVLVTDSVATKEKTPKNVCYITASELIGDAIVRIHERKPVSPLFAYNKKK; from the coding sequence ATGTCAGATAGAAAAAACATGAAACTTTTCGCACTCAACTCTAACCAAGAGATTGCACAGAAAATTGCACAAGCTGTTGGTGTCCCACTTGGAAAACTATCATCACGTCAATTTTCAGACGGAGAAATCCAAGTGAATATCGAAGAAAGTGTCCGTGGTTATGATGTTTACATCATCCAATCAACAAGTTTCCCTGTTAACAACCACCTAATGGAATTGTTGATCATGGTTGACGCTTGTGTGCGCGCAAGTGCCCACAGTATCAACGTTGTCCTTCCATATTTTGGCTATGCACGTCAAGACCGCATTGCTTCACCACGTGAGCCACTTACAGCTAAACTAGTTGCTAATATGCTGGTTAAGGCTGGAGTTGACCGTGTTCTTACGCTTGATTTACATGCTGTTCAGGTGCAAGGCTTCTTTGATATTCCTGTTGACAACCTCTACACAGTTCCCCTATTTGCAAAACATTACTGCGATAAGGGCCTACTTGGTTCAGATGTGGTTGTCGTTAGCCCTAAAAATTCAGGGGTAAAACGTGCTCGTAGCCTAGCTGAATACCTTGATGCTCCTATCGCCATTATCGACTATCCTCAAGACGATGCAACTCGCAACGAAGGTTATATTATTGGTGATGTTGAAGGTAAGAAAGCCATCTTGATTGATGATATTCTTAATACAGGACGTACCTTCTCTGAAGCTGCTAAAATCGTTGAACGTGAAGGAGCTACAGAAATTTATGCTGTTTCTAGCCACGGTCTCTTCGTCGAAGGAGCTGCTGAACTTCTTGACAATACTAATATTAAAGAAGTTCTTGTGACTGATTCAGTAGCAACAAAAGAAAAAACTCCTAAAAACGTATGCTACATCACTGCTAGTGAGTTAATTGGTGATGCTATCGTCCGTATCCACGAAAGAAAACCAGTCAGCCCACTCTTTGCCTACAACAAAAAGAAATAA
- a CDS encoding CYTH domain-containing protein translates to MKHLEIELKTLLKKDEYNRLKDQFTGVTPVLQKNYYIDTPNFELREKKVAMRIRTFEDWAELTLKVPQSVGNMEYNQKLQLKDAENYLAKEELPQGLVLDELAKHGIQSKNWQVLGCLTTLRYEMQTAIGLMALDESQYFDMTDYELELEVENHEQGKQDFQQFLEENQIAYQKAPSKLVRFVKSMKNS, encoded by the coding sequence TTGAAACATTTAGAAATTGAATTGAAAACACTCTTGAAAAAAGATGAATACAATCGTCTAAAAGACCAGTTCACAGGTGTCACTCCTGTTCTTCAAAAAAATTACTACATCGACACGCCTAATTTTGAACTGCGAGAAAAGAAAGTTGCTATGCGCATTCGCACTTTTGAAGACTGGGCAGAATTGACACTCAAAGTCCCTCAAAGTGTCGGAAACATGGAGTACAATCAAAAATTACAACTAAAAGATGCTGAAAACTATCTGGCTAAGGAAGAACTTCCTCAGGGACTGGTGCTCGATGAATTAGCTAAACATGGTATCCAGAGCAAGAACTGGCAAGTGCTCGGTTGTCTAACGACACTTCGCTATGAAATGCAAACAGCTATTGGTCTCATGGCGCTGGATGAAAGTCAGTATTTTGATATGACAGATTACGAATTAGAGCTCGAAGTGGAAAATCATGAGCAAGGCAAACAGGATTTCCAACAATTTTTAGAGGAAAATCAGATTGCTTATCAAAAAGCTCCCTCAAAATTGGTCCGATTTGTCAAAAGCATGAAAAATAGCTGA